In the genome of Hyphomicrobiales bacterium, one region contains:
- a CDS encoding Thiolase family protein encodes MRAATAITGAGSSGVGAHAERTSISLASEAVSLALADAGLKRSDIDGLIVHIGAPRGADYDETAAQLGLNVRFASQTWSHGRFGATVLQHAAMAVSCGLADHILCLGAYKNSNLGLIGSRASWGFEEALRFGGGPHGETPHAGFTGPVAAAAFAARRYFHRYDGSPEKLAAVPLAFRKHAMLNPEARIRKPLTRDDYVSAPFIVEPLRLLDCSVVVDGAVALIVTSGERAKDLPSQPVFLLGAQGVHAGPNEFIFGQPGLGVGQADVFDWKPPGSDQTVYQMAGLKPADVDLLQVYDAFSPLVLLSLERLGYCGAGEALDFVQGGRIELGGEIPVNTSGGMLSEGHLNGWSQMMEIVRQLRCQAGQRQVPNAKVAQWGTALGDSIIFSNSDG; translated from the coding sequence ATGAGGGCTGCGACCGCCATTACCGGCGCGGGCTCGAGCGGCGTCGGCGCTCACGCAGAGCGCACATCAATCTCCCTCGCGAGCGAGGCCGTGTCTCTTGCTCTCGCAGATGCGGGTCTTAAACGTAGCGATATCGACGGGCTCATCGTGCACATCGGCGCGCCCCGTGGTGCCGATTATGACGAGACAGCCGCCCAGCTTGGCCTGAATGTACGTTTTGCCAGCCAAACCTGGAGCCACGGTCGCTTTGGCGCCACCGTTCTCCAGCATGCCGCAATGGCTGTTTCGTGCGGATTAGCTGACCATATCCTCTGCCTGGGCGCATACAAAAATAGCAATCTCGGTCTCATCGGCAGTCGCGCCTCTTGGGGCTTTGAGGAAGCGCTGCGCTTCGGCGGTGGTCCTCATGGCGAGACCCCTCACGCAGGCTTCACCGGCCCAGTCGCGGCAGCGGCTTTTGCTGCTCGTCGCTACTTCCACAGGTATGACGGGTCTCCCGAAAAGCTCGCGGCCGTTCCGCTGGCCTTCCGCAAGCACGCGATGCTGAACCCAGAAGCTCGCATTCGGAAGCCGCTGACCCGCGACGACTACGTCAGCGCTCCTTTCATCGTAGAACCTTTGCGCCTGTTAGATTGCTCTGTTGTCGTCGACGGTGCAGTTGCACTCATCGTGACCTCGGGCGAGCGGGCAAAGGACCTGCCGTCCCAACCCGTCTTTTTGCTCGGGGCCCAAGGTGTGCACGCGGGTCCCAATGAGTTCATCTTTGGACAGCCTGGACTAGGCGTTGGCCAGGCTGACGTTTTTGACTGGAAGCCACCAGGCTCCGATCAGACCGTATACCAGATGGCGGGACTAAAGCCGGCCGATGTAGACCTTCTTCAGGTATACGACGCATTTTCACCGCTGGTGCTCTTGTCACTTGAGCGTCTCGGCTACTGCGGCGCTGGAGAAGCGTTGGACTTTGTCCAAGGCGGCCGCATCGAACTCGGTGGGGAGATACCGGTCAACACAAGCGGGGGCATGTTGTCCGAGGGACATCTCAACGGCTGGAGCCAGATGATGGAGATAGTCAGGCAACTGCGCTGCCAAGCCGGTCAGCGACAGGTCCCCAATGCGAAGGTCGCCCAATGGGGGACCGCGCTCGGCGATTCTATCATTTTCAGCAATTCTGACGGTTGA